One stretch of Nocardia mangyaensis DNA includes these proteins:
- a CDS encoding Hsp70 family protein, whose protein sequence is MTERLALGITVGAANSVAAAATADGSTATVVMHRSALQLGADGAVTFADTTDDSHRVVIEDYLSRVGDPVDLLADDGSTHDAADLVAAATRALVDELSGGTAEAADIVACHPAWWPGQTVEVARSALARAGLSEVTLVPEPLAAVRRYERENGLLDDGALVVYDLGASGLTVTVLRTGEQAGVLGAPIHSTAIAGAEFDLLTMRYVLANAVGGHEIDPFDPVVEAELAALRARCRNAKEELSRTTATVVPVGLLDPTFRTEQVRLTRGELEDLLRPALYDSMDLLRDAVRRAELTMGDVGRVLLTGGGGAIPLVAELISTEFALPIAVCADPASCSAHGAAEIGLDVAALAVPTEAIPALAAPPVIAVVDEPALPSVEPAPARMSTAKRAAMVAVGALTMAALATGTLALGGAPPSAPTGPASVTSGVAVPGATASTGTGGAPATPGATDSTVADPLRPGATAGEPTGANPVNGTEAGTPGSTPGAGESGSTPAAGTPAPPGDAPAAGQPATGQPAPAPAGQSPAPAPAPGPAPAPAPGPSPAPAPAPAPAPAPAPTPTRPQVPTIQVNPGPLINDLGGAVDDTIESGRQLPGQVLGGNGG, encoded by the coding sequence ATGACAGAGCGTCTGGCGCTCGGCATCACTGTCGGGGCGGCGAATTCGGTCGCCGCGGCCGCGACCGCCGACGGATCCACCGCCACCGTTGTCATGCATCGCAGCGCCTTACAGCTCGGCGCCGACGGCGCGGTCACCTTCGCCGACACGACCGACGACTCCCACCGTGTGGTCATCGAGGACTATCTCTCGAGAGTCGGCGACCCGGTAGACCTGCTGGCAGACGATGGTTCCACCCATGACGCGGCCGATCTGGTCGCCGCCGCGACCCGCGCGCTGGTCGACGAATTGTCCGGCGGCACGGCCGAGGCAGCCGACATCGTCGCGTGCCATCCGGCCTGGTGGCCGGGACAGACGGTCGAGGTGGCGCGGAGCGCACTCGCGCGCGCCGGCCTGTCCGAGGTGACGCTGGTGCCCGAGCCGCTGGCCGCGGTGCGCCGGTACGAAAGGGAGAACGGACTGCTCGACGACGGCGCGCTGGTCGTCTACGACCTCGGCGCGAGCGGCCTGACGGTCACGGTGCTACGCACCGGCGAACAAGCCGGCGTGCTCGGCGCACCGATTCACAGCACTGCGATCGCGGGCGCCGAATTCGACTTGCTGACGATGCGCTACGTCCTGGCTAACGCCGTGGGCGGACACGAAATAGATCCGTTCGACCCCGTTGTCGAAGCAGAATTGGCGGCGTTGCGAGCGCGCTGCAGAAATGCGAAAGAAGAACTTTCCAGAACAACCGCGACGGTGGTTCCGGTGGGTCTGCTCGACCCCACGTTCCGTACCGAGCAGGTCCGGCTGACCCGCGGCGAACTGGAAGACCTCCTGCGTCCGGCCCTGTACGACTCGATGGACCTGCTCCGCGACGCCGTGCGCCGCGCCGAACTGACCATGGGCGATGTCGGCCGGGTGCTGCTCACCGGCGGTGGCGGCGCGATCCCGCTGGTCGCCGAGCTGATCTCCACCGAATTCGCGCTGCCGATCGCCGTCTGCGCGGACCCGGCGTCCTGCAGCGCACACGGCGCGGCCGAGATCGGTCTGGACGTGGCCGCCCTCGCCGTACCCACCGAGGCGATTCCCGCACTCGCCGCGCCGCCGGTGATCGCGGTCGTCGACGAACCCGCGTTGCCGTCGGTCGAGCCCGCTCCGGCCCGGATGTCCACGGCCAAGCGCGCGGCGATGGTCGCGGTGGGGGCGCTGACCATGGCCGCGCTGGCCACCGGCACGCTCGCCCTTGGTGGCGCCCCACCGTCCGCACCGACCGGGCCCGCCTCGGTGACGAGCGGCGTCGCGGTGCCCGGCGCCACCGCGTCGACCGGTACCGGTGGTGCGCCCGCAACACCGGGCGCCACGGACTCGACCGTGGCCGATCCCCTGCGTCCCGGCGCGACCGCCGGCGAACCGACAGGCGCGAACCCGGTGAACGGCACCGAGGCCGGGACACCGGGCAGCACTCCCGGCGCCGGCGAGTCGGGCAGCACTCCCGCCGCGGGCACCCCCGCGCCACCCGGCGACGCCCCGGCGGCCGGACAGCCCGCCACTGGGCAGCCCGCCCCGGCCCCAGCAGGACAGTCACCGGCACCCGCTCCGGCGCCGGGCCCCGCACCCGCTCCGGCGCCCGGCCCGTCCCCTGCTCCCGCACCCGCTCCGGCACCTGCTCCGGCACCTGCTCCCACGCCGACCCGACCACAGGTTCCCACCATCCAGGTGAACCCCGGCCCCCTGATCAACGATCTGGGCGGCGCGGTCGACGACACGATCGAGTCGGGAAGACAACTGCCGGGACAGGTCCTCGGGGGAAACGGTGGCTGA